In Carassius gibelio isolate Cgi1373 ecotype wild population from Czech Republic chromosome B2, carGib1.2-hapl.c, whole genome shotgun sequence, a single genomic region encodes these proteins:
- the vcpip1 gene encoding deubiquitinating protein VCPIP1 — MSLIPGSKQKDRRILCGMCPDPQCQAKLFFPAHTSMSIECTECGQRHEQKNLANVEEVTDPDVVLHNLLRNALLGVSGPPKKGSELVKVMGLSNYHCKLLSPILTRYGMDKQTGTAKLLKEMNQGEIFDCSLLGDRAFLIEQEHVSTVGYGRDRSGSLIYLHDTLEEIKKANLNRECLIPVHVDGDGHCLVHAVSRALVGRELFWHALRENLKLNFKQNLDRYKALFQDFIDAAEWEDIINECDPLFVPPEGVPLGLRNIHIFGLANVLHRPIILLDSLSGMRSSGDYSATFLPGLVPEEQCRGKDGTLNKPICIAWSSSGRNHYLPLVGIKGLPLPRLPAALLPKAWGVPQELIRKYVSLDSNGSCVIGGERSLQDKYLLRLVGVMEDVFMDKHGIHPALVADVHQYIYRRTGVIGVQPEEVTEAAKKSVQEGRLHRCLVCNALSELHVPAEWLIPGGKLYNLAKSTHGTLRADKNYSFPLNSLVCSYNPEKDVLVPDYKLGSLTACTWCHGTSVRRVHGDGSVVYLDGDRTNTHSQGGKCGCGFKHFWEGKEYDNLPEAFPITLEWGGRVVRETVYWFQYETDPTLNSNVYDVTMRLVTKHFPGEFGSEILVQKVVNTILHHTAKRSQDEYNPVAIEGAHVQDGRDGSESTTHPPTKIILTGQKGKTLHKEELVMSKTERVLQHSISEQAALSQRRSTDRLRQQDPRPPSPSSSSSSAPPTPTKVPPPSGEKKIRVTTSDGRQAMLTLQPHTTYGELQNSIVQVFNLLPGQLCIRHGFPPRELPPPRPEDQNQPVALQHGDRISVEALKESSPDTHMTQTHSHTPQTHAHSDPRLSRTSSREIQDNIDLEMSSLCLLAALMGEDVWSYAKKLPHLFQQGGVFYNIVKKDMGLLDGKHCTLPHLSGKTFVFSAAEERLELCVDTAGHFPVGPDVEELVQEALSQLRSDAASHSREGSPAHGLRLGAGGAVRKKEQTVTAFQGKGHSLGSAPPEHPPIRRQHSSGVDLSNSARGEEITLSGEELVRVAPGMLTLRESRGLGLEPAVIEAQRQRLQEMVSNIQASMDKHLRQHAVARHDVKEEEAPDKQEDMESHGAEPPSTFEPMDQS; from the exons ATGTCGTTGATTCCGGGCTCAAAGCAGAAGGACAGGCGCATTTTATGCGGGATGTGCCCGGACCCGCAGTGCCAGGCGAAGCTCTTCTTCCCCGCACACACCTCCATGAGCATCGAGTGCACTGAATGCGGCCAGAGACACGAGCAGAAGAACCTCGCGAATGTGGAGGAAGTAACTGACCCAGATGTAGTTCTTCATAATTTGCTGAGAAATGCTTTGCTGGGTGTGTCAGGCCCTCCTAAAAAGGGCTCCGAGCTGGTGAAAGTGATGGGACTGTCCAACTATCACTGCAAGCTGCTGTCTCCCATCCTCACCCGCTATGGCATGGACAAACAGACAGGCACGGCCAAACTCTTGAAGGAAATGAACCAGGGAGAGATCTTCGACTGCTCGCTTCTTGGGGACCGTGCTTTTCTCATCGAGCAAGAGCATGTGTCCACTGTTGGGTATGGACGGGACAGGTCAGGGAGCTTGATCTACCTTCATGATACTTTGGAGGAAATCAAGAAAGCAAACTTGAACAGAGAGTGTCTTATTCCCGTGCATGTGGATGGAGACGGACACTGCTTGGTGCACGCCGTGTCCAGAGCACTAGTTGGACGTGAGCTCTTCTGGCATGCCCTTCGAGAAAACCTAAAACTCAATTTCAAGCAGAACCTCGACCGCTACAAAGCCCTTTTCCAGGACTTTATAGATGCTGCAGAATGGGAAGATATCATTAATGAGTGTGACCCATTGTTTGTTCCTCCAGAAGGCGTTCCCCTGGGGCTTAGGAACATTCACATATTCGGCCTGGCGAATGTACTGCACAGACCCATAATCCTGTTGGACTCCCTGAGTGGCATGCGCAGCTCGGGCGATTACTCCGCCACTTTCCTGCCAGGCCTGGTTCCAGAGGAGCAGTGCCGAGGAAAAGATGGCACTCTGAACAAGCCCATCTGCATCGCGTGGAGTAGCTCTGGCAGAAATCACTATCTACCCCTCGTGGGCATCAAGGGCTTGCCTTTGCCCCGTCTACCAGCTGCATTGCTCCCGAAAGCTTGGGGTGTTCCTCAAGAGCTGATTCGCAAATACGTGAGCTTGGACTCCAATGGAAGCTGTGTGATCGGTGGCGAACGGAGCCTGCAGGATAAGTACCTGCTGCGGCTCGTAGGCGTGATGGAGGATGTCTTCATGGACAAGCACGGCATCCACCCCGCTCTAGTCGCCGATGTCCACCAGTATATATACCGACGCACTGGAGTGATCGGCGTGCAGCCGGAGGAGGTGACAGAAGCGGCTAAGAAATCTGTTCAGGAGGGTCGTCTCCATCGCTGCCTTGTCTGCAATGCTCTTTCAGAGCTCCACGTCCCAGCAGAGTGGCTCATACCGGGAGGGAAACTCTACAACTTGGCCAAGTCGACTCACGGGACTCTGCGTGCGGACAAGAACTACAGCTTTCCTTTAAATAGTTTGGTTTGTTCCTATAACCCAGAAAAAGATGTGCTGGTGCCCGACTACAAGCTTGGCTCACTGACGGCTTGCACCTGGTGTCACGGTACTTCAGTGCGACGCGTTCATGGCGACGGCTCTGTCGTCTATTTGGATGGAGACCGTACCAACACTCACTCACAGGGTGGGAAGTGTGGGTGCGGGTTCAAACACTTCTGGGAGGGGAAGGAGTACGATAATCTTCCCGAAGCTTTCCCTATCACTCTGGAGTGGGGCGGCCGTGTGGTGCGAGAGACCGTTTATTGGTTCCAGTATGAAACGGATCCGACTCTCAACAGCAATGTTTATGACGTGACGATGCGACTTGTCACGAAGCACTTTCCCGGAGAGTTCGGAAGTGAGATTCTAGTCCAAAAAGTGGTGAACACCATCTTGCATCACACTGCCAAGAGGAGCCAAGATGAATACAATCCAGTTGCCATCGAAGGTGCTCATGTTCAGGATGGGAGAGATGGGAGCGAATCAACCACTCACCCTCCTACTAAAATCATCTTGACGGGACAGAAAGGCAAAACCCTGCATAAAGAAGAGCTGGTGATGAGTAAAACCGAGAGGGTCTTGCAACATAGCATCAGCGAGCAGGCGGCCTTGTCCCAGCGGCGTAGCACAGACCGCTTGCGCCAGCAGGATCCCCGCCCACCATCTCCTTCCTCTTCATCATCCTCTGCTCCTCCCACACCCACTAAAGTGCCACCCCCCAGTGGAGAGAAGAAGATACGTGTAACGACCAGCGATGGGCGGCAGGCCATGCTTACACTGCAACCGCACACCACCTACGGTGAGCTCCAAAACTCCATTGTCCAGGTCTTCAACTTATTGCCCGGACAGCTGTGCATCCGACATGGCTTCCCACCCAGAGAGCTGCCCCCACCGCGTCCTGAGGACCAGAACCAACCCGTGGCGCTTCAGCATGGCGACCGCATATCTGTGGAAGCGCTAAAAGAGAGCTCGCCCGATACTCACATGACCCAGACGCACTCTCACACACCTCAAACGCATGCTCACTCTGACCCACGACTCAGCCGCACCAGTAGCAGGGAAATTCAGGACAACATTGACCTTGAGATGTCATCACTTTGTCTCCTGGCAGCACTTATGG GTGAAGATGTCTGGTCATATGCCAAGAAACTGCCTCACCTGTTCCAACAAGGAGGAGTCTTCTACAATATTGTGAAGAAAGACATGG GTCTGTTAGATGGGAAGCACTGCACACTGCCCCATTTGTCGGGTAAGACGTTTGTGTTCAGTGCTGCAGAGGAGCGTTTGGAGCTGTGTGTGGACACAGCCGGTCATTTTCCAGTGGGCCCTGATGTGGAGGAGCTCGTCCAGGAGGCCCTTTCCCAACTCCGCTCAGACGCAGCCTCTCATAGCCGTGAGGGAAGCCCCGCTCACGGCCTGCGATTGGGCGCCGGCGGTGCAGTGCGCAAGAAAGAGCAGACTGTCACTGCTTTCCAGGGCAAAGGTCACTCACTGGGTTCCGCCCCTCCAGAACACCCACCAATCAGGCGGCAGCACAGCAGTGGCGTGGATCTCAGCAACAGCGCTCGCGGTGAAGAGATAACATTGTCAGGGGAAGAGTTGGTGCGCGTGGCCCCGGGCATGCTCACTTTACGCGAGAGCCGCGGTTTGGGGCTGGAGCCTGCCGTTATCGAGGCCCAACGGCAGCGTCTGCAGGAGATGGTCTCAAACATACAAGCGTCTATGGACAAACACTTGCGCCAGCACGCTGTAGCAAGGCATGATGTGAAGGAAGAAGAGGCTCCTGACAAACAAGAGGATATGGAAAGTCACGGTGCGGAGCCACCCAGCACCTTTGAACCCATGGACCAATCTTGA